A single window of Bos javanicus breed banteng chromosome 19, ARS-OSU_banteng_1.0, whole genome shotgun sequence DNA harbors:
- the KRT24 gene encoding keratin, type I cytoskeletal 24 isoform X1: MSCSSRVSSSRAGGSSSVRVSAGGSSFSSGSRIGLGGGSARGFRGGAGSYGLSGGSSGGFGGGFGSCSVGGGFGGASGSGIGFGGGSSFGGGSSFGGGSGFGGSAGYAGGASGGFYSYAGGVGGGVGGGLGDGGLFSGGEKQAMQNLNDRLANYLDKVRALEEANADLENKIKEWYEKFGPGSGDGGAGRDYSKYYPVIEDVRTQIITATIENAGIVLQIDNARLAADDFRLKYENELHLRQTVEADINGLRKVLDDLTMTRSDLEMQIESLTEELAYLKKNHEEEMKSMQGSSRGDVTVEMNAAPGTDLTKLLNDMRAQYEELAEQNRREAEEQFNKQSASLQAQISTDAGAASSAKNEITELKRTLQALEIELQSQLAMKSSLEGTLADTEANYMVQLSQIQMQISSLEEQICQIRGETECQNAEYEQLLDIKTRLEMEIETYRRLLDGEGGGSGFEGSDYRRSGSRNMGSRDSSMSDGSRSGTSVQGRDPSKSRVTKTIVEEVVDGKVISSQVSNVSEVKLK; this comes from the exons ATGTCTTGCTCATCTcgcgtgtcctcctccagggctggaGGCAGCAGCTCGGTCAGAGTGTCTGCTGGTGGCAGCAGCTTCAGCAGCGGAAGCAGAATTGGTCTCGGGGGAGGCTCTGCCCGGGGCTTCCGAGGAGGGGCCGGCAGCTATGGCCTGAGTGGGGGCTCAAGCGGAGGCTTTGGAGGGGGGTTTGGTAGCTGCTCAGTAGGGGGCGGTTTTGGAGGAGCTTCAGGTTCTGGGATTGGCTTTGGCGGGGGCTCTAGCTTTGGCGGGGGCTCTAGCTTTGGTGGGGGTTCTGGCTTCGGCGGGAGCGCGGGATACGCTGGAGGCGCTAGTGGAGGTTTCTACAGCTATGCTGGTGGTGTGGGTGGTGGCGTGGGTGGCGGCCTTGGTGACGGGGGGCTTTTCTCTGGAGGTGAAAAGCAAGCCATGCAGAACCTCAATGACCGGCTGGCCAATTACCTGGATAAAGTCAGAGCCCTGGAAGAGGCCAACGCTGACCTAGAGAACAAAATCAAGGAGTGGTATGAGAAATTTGGGCCCGGGTCTGGAGATGGTGGAGCTGGAAGAGATTACAGCAAATACTATCCAGTCATTGAAGATGTCAGGACTCAG ATCATTACTGCCACCATTGAAAATGCTGGGATCGTTCTGCAAATTGACAATGCCCGACTGGCTGCTGATGACTTCAGACTGAA ATATGAGAACGAGCTGCATCTCCGGCAGACCGTGGAGGCTGACATCAATGGCCTGCGGAAAGTCCTGGATGACCTGACCATGACTCGCTCTGACCTGGAGATGCAGATTGAGAGCCTCACTGAGGAGCTGGCCTACCTGAAGAAGAACCACGAGGAG GAAATGAAGAGTATGCAAGGAAGCTCCAGAGGGGACGTGACTGTGGAAATGAACGCTGCCCCGGGCACAGACCTGACTAAGTTACTGAATGACATGAGGGCTCAGTATGAGGAGCTAGCTGAGCAGAACCGCCGCGAGGCCGAGGAGCAGTTCAACAAGCAG agTGCCTCACTGCAAGCACAGATCTCTACTGATGCCGGGGCAGCCAGTTCCGCCAAGAATGAGATCACAGAACTGAAACGCACTCTGCAAGCCCTGGAAATTGAGCTGCAGTCCCAACTGGCCATG aAAAGCTCCCTGGAAGGGACCTTGGCAGACACGGAGGCCAACTACATGGTGCAGCTGTCACAAATTCAGATGCAGATCAGCAGCCTGGAGGAGCAGATCTGCCAGATCCGGGGTGAGACCGAATGCCAGAACGCAGAATACGAGCAGCTGCTGGACATCAAGACCCGCCTGGAGATGGAGATTGAGACCTACCGCCGCCTGCTTGATGGAGAAGGAGG tggTTCTGGTTTTGAAGGATCTGATTATAGACGTTCAGGATCCAGAAACATGGGATCCAGGGATTCATCCATGTCTGATGGCTCAAGATCTGGAACTTCTGTCCAAGgcagag ACCCAAGCAAGAGTAGAGTGACTAAGACCATCGTCGAAGAGGTGGTGGATGGCAAAGTCATCTCATCTCAAGTCAGCAATGTTTCTGAGGTGAAACTGAAATAA
- the KRT24 gene encoding keratin, type I cytoskeletal 24 isoform X2, with the protein MSCSSRVSSSRAGGSSSVRVSAGGSSFSSGSRIGLGGGSARGFRGGAGSYGLSEKQAMQNLNDRLANYLDKVRALEEANADLENKIKEWYEKFGPGSGDGGAGRDYSKYYPVIEDVRTQIITATIENAGIVLQIDNARLAADDFRLKYENELHLRQTVEADINGLRKVLDDLTMTRSDLEMQIESLTEELAYLKKNHEEEMKSMQGSSRGDVTVEMNAAPGTDLTKLLNDMRAQYEELAEQNRREAEEQFNKQSASLQAQISTDAGAASSAKNEITELKRTLQALEIELQSQLAMKSSLEGTLADTEANYMVQLSQIQMQISSLEEQICQIRGETECQNAEYEQLLDIKTRLEMEIETYRRLLDGEGGGSGFEGSDYRRSGSRNMGSRDSSMSDGSRSGTSVQGRDPSKSRVTKTIVEEVVDGKVISSQVSNVSEVKLK; encoded by the exons ATGTCTTGCTCATCTcgcgtgtcctcctccagggctggaGGCAGCAGCTCGGTCAGAGTGTCTGCTGGTGGCAGCAGCTTCAGCAGCGGAAGCAGAATTGGTCTCGGGGGAGGCTCTGCCCGGGGCTTCCGAGGAGGGGCCGGCAGCTATGGCCTGA GTGAAAAGCAAGCCATGCAGAACCTCAATGACCGGCTGGCCAATTACCTGGATAAAGTCAGAGCCCTGGAAGAGGCCAACGCTGACCTAGAGAACAAAATCAAGGAGTGGTATGAGAAATTTGGGCCCGGGTCTGGAGATGGTGGAGCTGGAAGAGATTACAGCAAATACTATCCAGTCATTGAAGATGTCAGGACTCAG ATCATTACTGCCACCATTGAAAATGCTGGGATCGTTCTGCAAATTGACAATGCCCGACTGGCTGCTGATGACTTCAGACTGAA ATATGAGAACGAGCTGCATCTCCGGCAGACCGTGGAGGCTGACATCAATGGCCTGCGGAAAGTCCTGGATGACCTGACCATGACTCGCTCTGACCTGGAGATGCAGATTGAGAGCCTCACTGAGGAGCTGGCCTACCTGAAGAAGAACCACGAGGAG GAAATGAAGAGTATGCAAGGAAGCTCCAGAGGGGACGTGACTGTGGAAATGAACGCTGCCCCGGGCACAGACCTGACTAAGTTACTGAATGACATGAGGGCTCAGTATGAGGAGCTAGCTGAGCAGAACCGCCGCGAGGCCGAGGAGCAGTTCAACAAGCAG agTGCCTCACTGCAAGCACAGATCTCTACTGATGCCGGGGCAGCCAGTTCCGCCAAGAATGAGATCACAGAACTGAAACGCACTCTGCAAGCCCTGGAAATTGAGCTGCAGTCCCAACTGGCCATG aAAAGCTCCCTGGAAGGGACCTTGGCAGACACGGAGGCCAACTACATGGTGCAGCTGTCACAAATTCAGATGCAGATCAGCAGCCTGGAGGAGCAGATCTGCCAGATCCGGGGTGAGACCGAATGCCAGAACGCAGAATACGAGCAGCTGCTGGACATCAAGACCCGCCTGGAGATGGAGATTGAGACCTACCGCCGCCTGCTTGATGGAGAAGGAGG tggTTCTGGTTTTGAAGGATCTGATTATAGACGTTCAGGATCCAGAAACATGGGATCCAGGGATTCATCCATGTCTGATGGCTCAAGATCTGGAACTTCTGTCCAAGgcagag ACCCAAGCAAGAGTAGAGTGACTAAGACCATCGTCGAAGAGGTGGTGGATGGCAAAGTCATCTCATCTCAAGTCAGCAATGTTTCTGAGGTGAAACTGAAATAA